ATATCATTATGAATCCAGCAGTTAAAGACGTTTTTATAACCAGGTCAAAGATAATGAATGCTATCAGAGATTTTTTAAACGGCAGAGGATTTTTAGAGGTTGAAACTCCAGTGCTGTCAAATTTGGCTGGTGGAGCCAATGCCAGGCCATTTGCTACCCACCACAATGCCTTAGATATACCAATGTTTTTGCGAATAGCCTTGGAGCTGCCTCTAAAGAGACTGATCGTAGGCGGATTTGACAAGGTTTATGAGCTTAGCAGGGTTTTTAGAAATGAAGGAATGGATCCGACACATAATCCGGAATTCACGATGCTCGAGACCTATGAGGCATATGCCGATTACGAAGATGTAATGAAGATGGTGGAAGAGCTTCTATACGATGTTTCCCTTAAAATCAAAGGGACAGATACAGTTGAGTATCAAGGCGATGAGATAAGCTTCAAGCCACCCTTTAAAAGAGCTAGAATGGTAGACCTTGTAAAAGAACATACAGGGGTTGATTTTGATTCGATTGAAGATCAGTCTTCTGCATATGCAGAGGGAATCAAGCTAGGACTTGAGATAGAAAAACACACATCAATTGGTAAAATCATCGAAGAGGCATTTGACACTTTTGTAGAGGATAAATTAATTCAGCCTACATTTGTCACTCATCATCCGGTAGATATATCACCGTTGGCTAAAAAAGATTACAGCAATCCGAAATATACTGAGAGATTCGAACTATTTATAAGGGGGTCTGAGTATGCCAATGCATTTTCAGAGCTTAATGACCCTATAGATCAAAAGGAAAGGTTCGAAAGCCAAGTTGAAAACAAGAACAGTGGCGATGATGAAGCTCATCCATATGATCAGGACTTTATAAACGCACTGGAAGTCGGTCTTCCGCCTACTGGAGGACTGGGAATAGGAATCGACAGACTTGTAATGCTGATGACTGACCAAAGAAGTATCAGGGATGTAATACTATTTCCTACGATGAAACCTGAAGCCGCGAAATAAACATTAAAACCATTGAACCTGACTCATCCTCTGACGCCCATTTTAATTTTAATTTTGATTTTATTCTACATTGATGTTTCAGACATATGGATATGGGGTAACAATAGTGTTACACAGGGCATTTACCTAAAAGGCGAGACGATGAAACCCTTGAATTTCAAGGGTTTCAAACTATCTTGCGAGAAAAGTCAAAAAAGTTTTAAAAACGTGTTGACATAGGGTATGCATGTGCGTATAATAGTAAGAGTCGCCAAGAGAGACAGAGAGAACACAGAGACAGGGAAACGGCGCACAA
Above is a genomic segment from Alkalibacter saccharofermentans DSM 14828 containing:
- the lysS gene encoding lysine--tRNA ligase, which gives rise to MEEGNDPFKQTKYSVTHYAKALEEQFEEMEGKKVSLAGRIMSKRGQGKVGFYDLQDSTGRTQLFLKKDLLGEELYEEIKTLDIGDILGIKGEVFKTKMGQVSVRVEELVLLSKSLQILPEKFHGLKDPDLRYRQRYVDIIMNPAVKDVFITRSKIMNAIRDFLNGRGFLEVETPVLSNLAGGANARPFATHHNALDIPMFLRIALELPLKRLIVGGFDKVYELSRVFRNEGMDPTHNPEFTMLETYEAYADYEDVMKMVEELLYDVSLKIKGTDTVEYQGDEISFKPPFKRARMVDLVKEHTGVDFDSIEDQSSAYAEGIKLGLEIEKHTSIGKIIEEAFDTFVEDKLIQPTFVTHHPVDISPLAKKDYSNPKYTERFELFIRGSEYANAFSELNDPIDQKERFESQVENKNSGDDEAHPYDQDFINALEVGLPPTGGLGIGIDRLVMLMTDQRSIRDVILFPTMKPEAAK